In the Chloroflexota bacterium genome, one interval contains:
- a CDS encoding acetoacetate--CoA ligase, whose translation MSSEGAILWQPTAEARERANVTRYLRWLAERRGLRFTSYDELWRWSVRDLDAFWTSIWEFFHVAASGQVTRGMARREMPGAQWFPGTSLNYAEHALRRRDEYTAIVFKAEDRSIQRLTYAELYRETASVAAGLRSLGVETGDRVVGLMPNSPEAVIAFLATASIGAIWSCCAPEFGVSSVADRFRQIDPKVLVAADGYRYGGRAFDRRPAVQALQRELPSLSRTVLVPHLDPAATADGLSNAILWDDLRGDGSDLAFARVPFDHPLWVLYSSGTTGLPKAIVHGHGGILLEQLKALSLHLDLTPDDRFFWFTTTGWMMWNMLVSGLLVGATVLLYDGSPAYPDMNALWRFAHEAGMTYFGTSAPYIQSCRKAGIHPARDFGLGSIRGIGSTGAPLSPEGFDWVYEEVAPDALLASASGGTDVCTAFVLGCPLLPVRAGELQCRGLGAAVAAFNAAGQPVVDEVGELVLTEPIPSMPVRFWNDPDGARYRESYFDVFPGVWRHGDWIRITREGGCVIYGRSDSTLNRAGVRMGTSEFYRVVEEVPEVVDSLVVDTSQLGVEGELLLFVVLREGAVLDDALRQRINTAVARELSPRHVPDEVHAVDQIPRTLNGKKLEVPVKRILAGAPAEHVASPDAMANPESLRFFVDLASRPGAPPS comes from the coding sequence GACGCTTTCTGGACCTCGATCTGGGAGTTCTTCCACGTGGCGGCGTCGGGTCAGGTGACGCGCGGGATGGCCCGCCGCGAGATGCCCGGCGCGCAGTGGTTCCCCGGGACGAGCCTCAACTACGCGGAGCACGCGCTTCGCCGCCGCGACGAGTACACGGCCATCGTATTCAAGGCGGAGGACCGGTCGATCCAGAGGCTGACGTACGCCGAGCTGTACCGCGAGACCGCGTCCGTCGCGGCGGGCCTCCGGAGCCTCGGCGTGGAAACGGGCGACCGGGTCGTCGGACTCATGCCCAACTCCCCCGAGGCCGTGATCGCATTTCTGGCGACCGCGAGCATTGGAGCCATCTGGTCGTGCTGCGCGCCGGAATTCGGCGTGTCGAGCGTGGCCGACCGGTTCCGCCAGATCGATCCGAAAGTGCTCGTGGCGGCCGATGGGTATCGATATGGGGGGCGCGCGTTCGATCGCCGCCCGGCCGTGCAGGCGCTCCAGCGGGAGCTCCCGAGCCTGTCGCGCACGGTCCTGGTTCCCCATCTCGACCCCGCCGCGACGGCGGACGGGCTTTCGAACGCCATCCTTTGGGATGATCTGCGCGGCGATGGATCGGACCTCGCGTTTGCGCGCGTGCCCTTCGATCATCCGCTCTGGGTGCTGTACTCGTCCGGCACGACCGGCCTGCCTAAGGCCATCGTTCACGGCCACGGGGGCATCCTGCTCGAGCAGCTCAAGGCGCTGTCCCTGCACCTGGACCTCACCCCCGACGATCGGTTCTTCTGGTTCACGACGACGGGTTGGATGATGTGGAACATGCTCGTCTCGGGTCTGCTCGTCGGCGCGACCGTGCTCCTCTACGACGGCAGCCCGGCCTATCCGGACATGAACGCGCTCTGGCGCTTCGCCCACGAGGCCGGCATGACCTATTTCGGCACGAGCGCGCCGTACATCCAGAGCTGCCGCAAGGCGGGGATCCACCCCGCGCGCGACTTCGGCCTCGGGTCGATCCGGGGAATCGGGTCCACGGGCGCTCCCCTCTCCCCCGAGGGGTTCGACTGGGTGTACGAGGAGGTCGCGCCCGACGCGCTGCTCGCCTCCGCGAGCGGCGGGACCGACGTCTGCACCGCGTTCGTGCTGGGGTGCCCGCTCCTGCCGGTGCGCGCGGGCGAGCTGCAGTGCCGGGGCCTCGGCGCCGCGGTGGCCGCCTTCAACGCAGCGGGGCAGCCCGTCGTCGACGAGGTGGGCGAGCTGGTGCTGACGGAGCCGATCCCCTCGATGCCCGTGCGGTTCTGGAACGATCCCGACGGCGCGCGGTACCGCGAGAGCTACTTCGACGTGTTCCCCGGCGTCTGGCGCCATGGCGATTGGATCAGGATCACGCGGGAGGGCGGCTGCGTCATCTACGGCCGGTCCGATTCGACGCTGAACCGGGCGGGCGTTCGGATGGGCACCAGCGAGTTCTACCGCGTGGTGGAGGAGGTCCCCGAGGTGGTCGACAGCCTCGTCGTCGACACGAGCCAGCTTGGGGTGGAGGGGGAGTTGCTCCTGTTCGTCGTGCTGCGCGAGGGGGCCGTGCTGGACGATGCCCTGCGTCAGCGGATCAACACCGCCGTCGCGCGCGAGCTGTCGCCGCGCCACGTCCCGGATGAGGTTCACGCCGTGGATCAGATCCCGCGCACGCTGAATGGGAAGAAGCTCGAGGTCCCCGTCAAGCGCATCCTCGCGGGCGCGCCTGCCGAGCACGTGGCGAGCCCGGACGCGATGGCCAACCCTGAGTCCCTTCGCTTCTTCGTGGATCTGGCGAGCCGGCCCGGCGCGCCGCCGAGCTGA